From the Papaver somniferum cultivar HN1 chromosome 2, ASM357369v1, whole genome shotgun sequence genome, the window GGACCCTGGGATTGATTCAATGAATTTTATTTCTCATGTATGATGCTTTTGGCGTGGCAGTCCTTGAAGGACTCGTATTGCATTTACACAAGAAATGTGGTTGggaacatattcaaatttgtTATCCTTGTAGTAGGACACAAATTATATTATGCCAGCCACCTGATTCGATTATGTCAGGTTGAACAATCCTCTATGTGTTTATAGAATTTGGTATAAAACCAAGAATCCGGATTAATTAATTGATGCTATCAACTTTAtgggtctcttgaggagtccttaaaaacacaaaaatccacgctttagcaacataaattctattattttattttatttttctttcttaaatctgcagtttgaattatgctagcttaaactcgtcTTTGAGATAGACTATAGTTATTGTTTTGATGGTTGCTTTTTACTCGTATAGTTGAGTTAACATCCATAaatcgtcaaaagttgtactctttttccttcattttaGGTTTTGTCATATGTGGTTTTCCTGACGGTTTTAACGAGACAATATCTCATTGAcgtttaattttctttcaaaatgttgatatttatgctctttttccttcgtacaATTTTTTTTCCCATTGGATTTTATTGGAAAGGTTTTAGTGaggaaatttaattcaacatgatgGTCATCTAAGGGGGAGTTATATTAATTTTGATTGTTTAGTAGATGTTCACATTTGATTAAACCAAATCAACTTAATCATCtcctaagaatttggatttccttCTCACAAATACGATTTTTGATCACGTATGGTAAGGTACTCGTGTcttggcactttgttgaagaaactacatcaactatttCTGCAAATTATCTCCGAGAAATTAGAAATCCAAGACTCAAGTACTTAATGTATTGAAAGAAACATGAAGACTCGAGAACACCACTACTACaagactaacacaaaagaagacttcgtcaactggcagatttctgacgaaagcattgctatctccagcattcaagaaattcgtttatCGAAATTAGGAAGTGTCGAttcaaagatttgcaagccaagatttaactgaagtacttaTCAGGGGGAACATCATAGTAAATGGTATTTTACCggactatcacgttgtactctttttccttcgccaaggttttgtcccaatgggaattccttgtcaaggttttaatgaggcaacatatgcgtgtccaacactATCTGAGTTTTACATGCTTatgcaatttcaggtttttctcttttgaggTTTCCTGCTATCTTTGTAATGACTTAGCCACAGtggtcatcagggggagtgttataaaccaagtttatttactaagatgccCTTCGTCTCTAAGATTAGGATTTACGtatcttgagaaccaagtcttcTATCTATATCAATATAGAAGCTTAACCCATTGTAATTCTACACACATTAAtaaaatttctctctctctcttatttccCCTTACTTTGTGTCTCCGCTTCTCTTTCTCTACTTTACAAGAAAAATCTAATACTTATGCACAAATTTAGAAAAATGAACATTTGGTGATTAGGTTTGAGTAATTAGAATTCAAAATTCAATTATGCGCATGTCAAGTCTTGAATGCACACAGTAAGATTTTACACCacattaaatcaatgcaaaattaaacgaaaaaatatTGTGTTTTGATTCGGCAATTTAAGATGAAAATATAATTCTTGGAGTATAAATATACTggaaagaagaacatacaaagttctTACACACCTCGTAAATTCTTAATTTTtctattcgaaaaaaaaaaatatttatcaaaATGGCTTCTCTCAAGCAGTTCTCTGTTTCCCATGTCGCCGTTGCTCTCATCTTTGGTGTTATTTTGGCTTCCTCATTTGCCAATGCTGGTAGAACTATCAGTACTTAATTTCTATATCTATTATATTTTTATTGGTGTTCTGAGAACGATTTTACCACGAGTAGATGTCATTAATTAATTTGTAACTAACTATTCACTGTGATTATGTGCGAATGCAGACGGAGTATCGCAACCAGATAACGCTCGTAATATTAACTGTCTCAGGCTGACGGATGTATGCACAAGAAGAAATGACTGTACTTCTAAATGTGAGCAGCATTCTTTCCATCAAGCTATCTGTACTCCTTTGAGATCGGATCTTTTCGGAAATAAATATTGCTGCTGCTATTAATCAAGACAGGCGCCATTAATGGTGCTCATATACTTGGGCTCATGAAAGTTGCAGTTCTTGTTTTGGTTAATAAGTGTCTTCTTAGAATGGAAGATgagttgttttgttttctttactTGAGATTTTAAGAAAAAAGAATTTCGAGAAAGATGACTAGAACTGTCTAGTATCGAGTTTAGGATCATGTATAGCAAGAAAGATTTTCCCCTGGTGACACACCGAGTTGGGTACAGTAATCCTTATAGTACTCGACTCTAGCTCGAACTGCTTTCTCGTTTCCACCACTACATTCATCCCCGCTGATTCTCCGAAATGTACGAGCAAACCTTTATCAGATGTGTAATAGAGGAATGGACATTTTCCATCCAAAACCAGGACGCTGTCTTGAAAGAGATGGTAACATAGCTAACTGTAAATTCTACTTTCCATGTTTTcggaaaataaaaacattaattataaaagactttttttttattaatagagaaatacaaaagaaaataatacagTAATTTCAGAAGTTATAAAGGCCTAGAAGAATTTTTCCCCAGCCAAACAATCAAAGATGCTCTTCTCTTGATAGCATTTAACGGAGTCAGCAAGACTTTCTTCAAGTGTTATGTATTCCCAGCCCAACTTCTGCAACTTTTCACAATTCATCTTCGGTTGATCCTCAGCTTCAGTAATTCTGTGATGATAGAGGAAAaggataaacaaaaaaaaaaaaaaaaaaaaaaaaaaagaggatgaaCTCGATTCAAAAAGCAATATGGCTGCTAAAAATTACAAAATTACTTCAACAAAAGTTGAACATTTTAATTAAGGATTTCAACATGTTTCTTACCTCTTTGGGCATTTGTACTTTGGATACATGGTCTTGAGCTTGTCGACCAAACCTTGTGTTTTGGCCATATACGCAGAGCATATATATCTCCCTTCTGCTTCCGGCTTCTCATATGACAGTAGTATTGCTCTAGCCACATCCCGCACATCTACCATCCTCTGGTCACTATTTATCCCATCTGATTTCGTCATACAACTTACATTATAACTTAGAGAAAAATGATCTCATAACTTTAGGTAAAACTTTTTGTATATGGAATAAGAGGTAAAAGTGAATCATATAGTGTAGTGTAGATGTAGCTAGGACCATACCTTTCAGAATCTTGATTAAAAACAAGCTGCTGGCATTCACTGTAAACTGCAACATTGGCCCAATAATCAATGACGGACAAATGGTTACCAAGTCAAGACCATTCTTCTTTGCATACTCCCACGCCTTGCTTTCTGCTTCTGTTTTGGAGAGACAATACCAGTCCTGGCACCAGCGGCAAGTAAGGAGCTTAAGTTCTGAAGTTCTACTGGATAAAAGGGAGAGGGGATTGAAATCCCTGATGAAGTAAACCTTACTTATTACTTATAGTATTTGTCAAAGAAACGAGTTACCTGTGCAACTACTCTCTATAAATATGGCATGCCGCATgcccaaggtagtcaatatcggttatACAGATCGATATTACatgtttttatcggatatcggaaaatacctatacgatatatcaaaaatatcggcgatacaaagacgaaatgatattatcggttgtacaggtcggtacagaccgatatatcggttttacttgtacaccgataatatcggtttcgtgaataaatttttcatcaagatgcatctagtctttacagacaagtataatgtcaattggagaaggtaaaaagcACTGATGTATTTATAATATAAAACCAACGACTATATGGTAAaatataagatggaaaccatatttcgattgcaaggaagaaaaatataaaacctaaatatgaaggataataaaaaagatttaccggcataattggacaacaatcacaacattggctaataaaccaccttgtattttggaaatttgagatatgtgtatgattcttattattttttaccatggttttataattatttgaaattctaTATTAAATGAGGTATCGCCTGTAAAAACAGATATTATCACttgtataggtgtataggacccgACAGATCGATACCGATACGCGAAATATAGGAAATTTGagatacgcgatattaactaccttgcgcATGCCTATAGCCTACCTCAATTGTTTTGCAATATTCCTCGTCAGACCAACTCAGCTCGTCCATCGGTTGATCCGTTGGCCAGTTGGGGTTCAACATAACTGCGCCAATAGATGATACAACCACAACCCTTTTAACTTTCGCTTTAGTACATGCCTTTAGTACATTACATGTACCATTCAAAGCGGGTTCGAACAATTCCACCTGGAACAGGCAAAGATAGATGCCACCATAGAAAAATTATCTAAGTAAAATATGTTGAATGGATATGGAAATCAACGCAGAAATTCTTACCTTGGGATTGGTCACAGGAGCTGAAGGCACTGGACTGGCTACATGAAAAACACCCCTGCATGCTGTAATGGCAACGTAGAGGCTGTTATAGTCGAGCAAATCTGCTTTAAAGAGATGCAGATTTTCCGCGGCGTTCTCCAAATTCTTCAGATGAGCACAATTTTCAGCATCTGAAAAGTATTATTAATGTGAAAGTTTGGAGTAAAAAACATAACAAGTCCTGATTCAAAACGTTTAGTATGAAATTAACAAGATAAACATGGAAAAAGAGACTACAATCAATCTAAGTTAACAAGTGAATCATTACAGATGAGATCGGCTAGCTAGAGTAGTAAGAAAGACAAAGAGAAGAAAGTTACTTGGATCTCTAACTGTTGCATGCACGGCATAGCCCTTGGAGAGGAGAAACTTGACAACCCATGAAGCAAGAAATCCTCCTGCACCTGTTACACACATTCTTTCTTCGTTCATCTCAATCGAAGTGCGCATCATATGTTCAGCTCCTCCCTTTTGCAGTACTGGTTCTCTCTGTGCTCAAACTTAAGGTATTTTATGTAAGATCAGATCAGAAGGATGAGGTGCACGATATAAAATATTGCAACCAAGGCAGTCATGATTAATTTGTTCAGAGAtgccaaaacaaaacaaaacaaaacaaaacatacCAAGAAAGACAAAATTAAGGTCCCCTTAATGTATCAACACGTACTCGTGTCGGCACTACATTAATCCAGATCCAGATTCTTTTTTGATGTGGTCACAATTTGCATTTGTTTTAGAGAAGCCAAAACAAAACATGTGTTAACAGAATAGACAAATGTCCGGATTAAGAGATGAGAAATAATTAGACTAAGCCAACTATATTACCAACTCTAGTCTGATGCGTTTCCGCAGTAAAACATGTTACATGTTACACCTATAACGGCATGATTGGCAGAATCACTTGATCAGGAATTAATTGAGTTTATGCCAACAGATCTTAGACTCCCAGTAGGGATCCGCTTAGCcgatgttgtttttgtttttgttttgatcaaaCAGCTGGGGAGTATTGTAGGTTCGTTTTTTATAATTGACTTAGCCGATGTTACCATAGTATATTAGTAGAGTTATTTGGTGATGATAATATGAGTCATCTAAACTCGTGAGCACCGAATATTTTACTGATCATGAATGATATAGAATTGTGGACTAGTAAGCTTGACCTTGACCATCCATAAAACTGTTAATCAATAGAATGCAGTTGCGTAAATGATATAGTATTAGAGTCGTATGGattatgaatggaattttgaTTTCCTGTGGGAACCTTTTTGCACATACCCCTTGAGATGGACATTCAACAAAATCGAAGATGTTCTACCACATATATTTCAAACTCTGTAAAGTATATACGAAGGTGATAACCAAGTACAAGTCCGAACATTCAAATTTTCAAAGTTAATATGGCTAGGCATATCTAATAAGTTCCACCAACTCTAAAATTGGCCAAAAAGTGGCAACCAAGCAATATTGTACCCCACCTTGACAACACCATATCATGGAAACACCGAGCACTTGGGTTGCTCATCAGCTTGGTCCAGCTCTttcacaaaaaaatatttttggcaAACCTCAACAACTGACTCAGTGGTCATGCTCGTACATTCTTTGCTTCATTTTTTTTCCAATCAAACTCATGTTCCATTTTTGACTCCTGAAAACATTTCATGTCGTTTAACGCACCATAGTAGCGAGGGAGCAGAAGGATTTCAAACATTATTCATGTTGAAGGAAAATCTTGATAGGAAACTTGGAACTTCCGAAACAATCTGGCCGTAGGTCTGCAAaacacaatattttttatttatttttttgactaTTAGATAATCACGAAAAACAACATTCGCATACTAGAATTCCTTCTTACAAGAGAATTGTACCTTAAAATTGTCATGAACTTGGAAAAGTGGCAATACCAGAAGCTTTTGATTTTTTGGAACAACGAAACTCTTGTTCATTGGAAATCTCACAAGAAAGAGCTTTAAGCATTCCTACAAATACAAAAGACATTATAACAATCAAGAATACAGGCTTTGAAGGGTTCGAAACTTAAATGTTAACCAGAAAATGTTTACTTTGGGGCTCTTCATGTGAGGAGGCAAAAATGGGCATAAGGAAGTTTCAAAGTCAGATCTCCACCATGTTCCAAGACACTCTCCTACCTGAGAACATAAAAGACCAAGTGATTTTCAATGTGCCATACAATTATATGGTGTGCATTCAACACTTCGTTATATCTTTGgatgatttaattcttttttataggACCTCTTTCGAAATTAACACGGCAAATATAATAAACTCACCTCCCAATTGTCATCAACTCCGTTTCCATTTACTGATAGCTTGTTTGAGAGTTTGCGCTTTAGTCCTTCGATCTCTGAAAAATGAAATATTTAGTGAGATCAAAAGATCCTCCCAAAATTTCTAAATAATGAAATACGATGGAGCCAGGTGTGGACAATTTGGGACAACTTGCCCACTGGCTTCCAGAGGCTAAAGGCTAGTTTGTacatactttcacaagaaaacccCTCCTACTTGGCTGTTAACCGTTAACTAGTTGAGCAAACGCATAATCACCTGATTCACCGAGTCTTAATCGACCACCAGGAAGCTTAAAGAAAGAATTTCTCATTTGCAACACTAGCAAATGAGGTTGTTTAAACAATTCAACCTGTTCTTACCAAAATCGTTaccatttcaaaaaaaatgagaaaaatgagaaaaaaaatcggGACAAAAAACTCTGTAATGCAAAGTAATTATGAAACAGAAAGAAGTAAATTTTAGTACTAACCAACATAACTGCTTCCACACAAACCCTCATCCCATTTGTTGAATAACTGGAAAAATAATCAAACAGAAAAACTTCAGAaattaagataaaaaaaatatccaaaatGTTGATAAATAAATGaacaaaataattattacatggaTTTCAATTTCTGTAATTGATCAAAGTAGATATGGTGTTTAGGAAGAATAGCATCTTTTGATCCAAAGTAGTTACCCCTTAATGGATAAATGTTCACCACACAGCTATTAGTGTCATCCTCATCGACTATTTGATCATCCATTTTTGAATTACTCAAAATCTCCAAGTGAGACTGCAAGTTGCAAAACTGGTTAGGTACTAGCTAGTGCTGGACTGATGGCTGACACAGAAGAAAACGTGTCATTCAAAAATGTATAGATTAGTTTGACAGATACGTGGcctgaaaagaaaaacaaacattcAGTTTCTATCCATTAACAGTCGAGTACATCAAACCGACAATGTGAATTGTCCGGTATACCTTACAATCGTGTTCTTAATCTAACTTCTTTTTTCCCCTCTTTTCTTTGGGCGGGGGCTTGGGCTTAGCTATAGCTAGATTATAGCGAAACCCAACTATTATGGAGCTTTGCTTGGCTCAAACCTGGTAAAATAATTTGGCTTGGCTAGTAAGTGGAACACATCTGTTCCTTAATATTGCTATAAGCCAAGTATATATTACACCTAGACTAGTACATAATCAATATGGTTATCAAGAGTCGTATGGATTATGAGTGTAATTTTGGTTTCTTGCTGGAAACTTTGCGCACAACCCTCGaaatggaaggatgattgtaATGGAGGGAGGAAACATCATTGGATCAAGTGGTCAACAGTATGTAAACCGTTGTAGCGGGATGGTTTGGGCATTAAAAGTCTAGCATACTTCAACAAGGCTATGCTTATGAAATGGTGGTGGAGACTAAGATAATAAGTGAAATATTTGCAAACCAATTGGAAACATAGACTTTTTGATCCTACATGGGTTCAAATTTTATCTTGTTTTGATTTGTTGGGAGATCCttcttgtttgattttgtatCTTTGTCTCCCTATGTCCTTGGAGTCTTGGGTTGAAAATTTGTGAATTTTCATATACAATTTAGTCTTTATCAAGCAAAAAGAATAAAGCCCTTTAAATGGACATTcaataaaatcctatattatctGCAAACCAATTTCACATAGTGAAAATTACTACTAAACCCATTTCTCAAATTTTTTTCACCGTGAAACCCACGCGCGAAAAACTTCAAGCGTGCACCCATTTTGTGGGTTAAAATTTTCCTCACACCCATATTTTCTGAAATTATTATTTCCCTTCTTTTTCCACGATCTTCTTTTTTTGTGACTTATTTTTTCCTGCATCTTCTCTTTCTTATGATTATCTTTTTTTGCCGAGAGAACATGGTGAAATTAATGACTCACCAACCTTTTCAATGCTAGATATTTACAtgaaaaggacttgatgaatattgcatggaTGATAGGATCAGTGTAGAACATTCTCACcccatggtctcgcagaggctaccatcaaaggttacagatggtgtctaaggatagGTTATGCGTAACAACCTTCCTATAAATGCTCGGGGCATATGCAGTATTACATGCATATTCACTTTTTTGTTTTAGAACCCACAATTAGTTAATtgtttctgcgtaccagttggtaacttgacataagcctgacatttgtatTCTTACGTATTTTTGGTTTTTCTATATATGTTCcactacgactccacatcgtattaTAGTTGGTCATCAAAGcgattaagtagttatgttggatatGAATTCCCGATAATTATCCGCATTTGAAACCTTTAGCAGGCAATCTCTTATCCGCTATATTTACGGATCATCACTttgatgagacagtcttcccgtcgctAGGAAgataataaaaatgattttctaaaGGAACGACGGGAACTGTGGTGGTGTATTCCCACTCTGTCTCATATTGAtttttgtactccacaaatgtaaatgtgaagtgaaaagaataatcgattttcagaaagtACACTGATATCGGTAACGTGACAAGATcatacataccagctgcaaatgtgcctgcaaggttagaaatcctcaatatggggtacaccataaactaaggtgttgcatctacacttggtggaagtgtagttgaggccgtggctccataaaataagatggagagaccaccaggttcgatcaatactcatctagaaaggaagtaggtgaacaAGGAATAACCTAATATATCATTAATTAAATCACCTCATTATATTGTGTCTGATTATGTttatgaatcaaactggaggacgctccaacgtttaatgattccagagaacaatgaaagTCAATGAAAAGATCGTGCAGGCATATTAATGATTATTATTTTCATATACAGTTGCTCAAGGAAATTTATCATGATGAGATCGAATCATGCTTCTTATTGTTTAAATATCAACAaggagcatatttggcctacaaaATCTAGGTAGAATttgattctttgacaaatatataagtatttggtgtggtagtgctaaccaaccaagtgtaaatcctgtggacatacatgattatttgttAGAAAGCGCAGTAAGAATAATGAAGTcgtaaagtataaagactcgtcTTGTGGCGCGAGTTTTCTCACAACGGCCTGGAATTTTTTACTCTCTTGTAAGGAACGTTATAGCGCTCTGTTACTTAGTTGGCTTGGTAGTTTCAAaatgacttgaaatgcagcatttTTATGTGGTTATTACTTATCTCTGTAAGGATTAAAACATACACATATTTACAAAGTGTTTAATAGCATTTGTTTCCCAGATAAAATAACTCTAGACCACGGAGTACATTTTCAATTAGATTGGAACGTTCACTTATGAATTGAAATAATCAGGCGGACTTGGTGTATCCGTTTAAGTGACTacttgattgggaagggataagcATGTAAGGTATTGTGCCCAGCATATTCACAAGAAAAGTTCCTAAATTGgaattatagctatctatgtcggTATGTACATGGTATATACATAGTCTTAATCCAATGAGGGATTATACAAGCTACTTGAAATtctaatttgagatgaaaatatgGGAAAATCTCGGTCGGAtgccgagcttgtggtatattattctacCAGTTTTCATATGTccaaagttgtcaggaaattaacaaagacatgcatcctgctagcactcccatgattagttgaggtacaaatgtaagtaaatgatcatttcgtctaaaggaagatgacgatgaTGTTTTGGGAGATGACattcccatatctaagtgcaatagacgcatttttgtacttagcacaatgtactcgaccaaaaATTTCATCCTCAATGAACTTATTATCTAGATATAGCTTAGAGCCGACGCAacatcattggaatggtataattgttagagcattgattggtcgaactcgcatgcgttgctatctcaagcatgtttgtcaatattagtgatcaaaactatatgtcttgatttctagtttacttatgactaagtctcggtctaggatagtcaagtgtagttgaagctccagactccatggagatcatcttacgaagatgaaaaactactcgaggaaccggtggaacttcatccgactaaaaggtatgtggagacttgaacttatctgtcactcaaaagtctattctatctcctactcttgagacaaattcgtataagtaagatagttttcatacatacatgaGATACAGCTTCACTTAAAGGCCTCCTTGAAGAGAGTTGAATCATCACTCTAGACGAAAAACATGAGATAGAGCATGTTAATGACAAGTTCGTCAGAACCTAAAGGAATAAGAGATTAACACTCTCAAGCATGACCTGCAAttaaaggttatctggaagctctgacaaaattgcagcaatgttatttggtcagagatcctttggaaacattaatggtttaggattcaaaagAAAAACTCAAAGCTCAAAGTTGTGCGTTCCTACTAATCAAGGAACAACGTTTGTTGATTGTTGTGTTAAACAGGAAAAATCACATAAAGACGAAAAATCCTCATTGATTTGTTCTTTTTGTGGACATTCGAAGCATGAACAGAGCACTTGTTGGAGATTCAGAAAAAGCAATAATATAATCaccaaacttcaagagaacatgtAGAAAATGAATTTGGGTCCAGATAACCAAGCTCTTTTAAAAAAATCCAGATCGAGAGGAGGTAAAAAATCTATCTACACAACAAACAGTGAAGAGCCACGAAAAAATAAGAGGTGTGAGAATATGGCTCACTCGGTCACCAACTAATGTTGGTGACATCCGCATCCTCATTTTTAGCTTGGGAAAAATGAGGGTTGCGCTAAAAATTGGCTCAAGTCCTTGTGTTTGtaaatctttttcttttaattgttaagaaaatattctcctaagaagATGGAAGGCGGATAACAAATTCTGAAAGACTCATTCAATgtctttttagggttttgagtttacAAATTCGTATATTAATTCTGTGTCCTTCTTTTCTCCTTCCTTTTCAAAAGATACATTcccatggctcctgtaactagagggatCACAAGATGAGATGCAGTCGAagaagttaatgtgtatctttttgaaggaatctcttcctcaagagtAAAGAAAGTGAAGTCGACAATCAacgaagaaggttcttcctctaactgtctcttgtcTGCTTGTCATTATGATAATTATTTTAGAGGCGTGGTGAAAGATTTtatcaacaagagaaatgatttaaaatctcaaatcgtttcctCTTTCGAAAAGATAActtactatgaacaaatgttgtctctaaccaagaacaccttgtgtgaactgaaaagacaacttagtgagttaactgacatttctgaagatctagaggaattaaATGATCTCATTATCAATAGCTTCT encodes:
- the LOC113347714 gene encoding cinnamoyl-CoA reductase 2-like — encoded protein: MMRTSIEMNEERMCVTGAGGFLASWVVKFLLSKGYAVHATVRDPNAENCAHLKNLENAAENLHLFKADLLDYNSLYVAITACRGVFHVASPVPSAPVTNPKVELFEPALNGTCNVLKACTKAKVKRVVVVSSIGAVMLNPNWPTDQPMDELSWSDEEYCKTIEDWYCLSKTEAESKAWEYAKKNGLDLVTICPSLIIGPMLQFTVNASSLFLIKILKDGINSDQRMVDVRDVARAILLSYEKPEAEGRYICSAYMAKTQGLVDKLKTMYPKYKCPKRITEAEDQPKMNCEKLQKLGWEYITLEESLADSVKCYQEKSIFDCLAGEKFF
- the LOC113347715 gene encoding pre-mRNA cleavage factor Im 25 kDa subunit 1-like, which codes for MDDQIVDEDDTNSCVVNIYPLRGNYFGSKDAILPKHHIYFDQLQKLKSIYSTNGMRVCVEAVMLVELFKQPHLLVLQMRNSFFKLPGGRLRLGESEIEGLKRKLSNKLSVNGNGVDDNWEVGECLGTWWRSDFETSLCPFLPPHMKSPKECLKLFLVRFPMNKSFVVPKNQKLLVLPLFQVHDNFKTYGQIVSEVPSFLSRFSFNMNNV